The window TTAAACAAAATACCATCCACTCACAAGTTTTTTAAAAAATGCATAACCTTAAAACCTTCTTTTAAGAAGATTTTTAATTTAGAGTTATTACATTTTAGAAACCTTTTAAAAGTGGATTACATCTTCATGTTTAAATACCTTTTCCTTTCTTTTTAGAAGGTTTTTACCTTCTTCAGTTTTTATTCTAACTTATTTTAACAATACATACAACTTGTTTATACATATTATGCATTTCCTAAGTACTAAGTGCCTTATCCTATATCTTTGCAACTACTCTGCAAGGAAGTCCTGTCACTCCTGTAAAGTTTACAGGATAGGTATTTACCTTGAATCCTACACTCATCTCTCCCTTAAGAACCTCTTTAAGGTTACACAGATTCTCAATAATAAATACCCCTTTATCCGCACAGTATTGATCCTTTGCAGTATGCTCTTTTCCTCTTCTTACTCCTGCAAAATCTATACCAATAATAGAGATTTCTTTATATAATAGTGCATCAATCAATTCATTTGAAATCTGCGGATGTTCATTAAAATACTTCTTACTACCATACTCTTCCTTCTCTATAAATCCTGTAAAAAATGCAACAAACATTCCTTTTTCAACCTTATGTAAATCAATATCTTCTGTAGATATATCCCTATCTTGAATTTTACTAACATCAAACACTATTCCATTACGTTCAACATAATCTAGTGGGAATTCCTTATTCATAACATCAAAGTGTGTTCCTAGATGTCCCACAAGTGACTTCATTCCATTCCCCTCTGCATCAGCTACCATTTTAGGTGTTATTTTTAAAGTCATATCAATTAACATTTTATTCCTCCTTATCAATTTATATATTAATTAAGTCGATGCTAATATAAATCTATTACTTTTTTCTTATTGTTATCATTAAAAGTAGGAGTCCAATAATAGTTATAATAAGTCTTATAAAGTTTTCCTGAATATTGATCACATCATAACTAACCAATGCCTCTAGTGCAATAGATGGTGCCTTCCCAAATATAGTGGCTATATTAAATACCGAAGCATTTACACTACTAATAGAGGCTGCTAAGGTAACAAGTCCTGAGGGTACAAAGGGTATCAACCTCCCTTGAAATATTAAAAGTCCTACCCACTTTCCGCTACTACTTGCTATCTTAGAAATAAGCTTGTACTTATCTGTAATCTTTTCTATCCTCTTTTTAAATCCAAGCCTATACACCTTAAATGTAATATAAGCACCTATCACTTCACCAAGTAAAGATATTAAAAAACCATTTATAGGACCAAAGAAAACTATATTCGCCCCTGTTACAAACACTGAAGGGAGAACCCCTATTAATGATATTATTATACTAACCAAAAGGCTTATCGGAATAGCAATTGTACTATTACTTCTCAAAACCTCTACCATATCATTTACACTAAACATTATTCCTCCTTATCCTTATATAAGTTAAAAATAGCTGACAACTTATATCTTGTCAGCTATTTAATGTATTCTCAAAATAGGAACATCTCCCTTTTCATGGGCTCCAGATAGAGAGTCCGTTCTATGATCACAGGTAATAGTTATATCACACTTACCATATGCCCTTAGTTTATTAATTAATGGTACTAAAAATTCTAATCTTACCTTTTTAACAAAATCTAACTTACCATTTAAGTCTTTCCTATGGGCTAGTTCATCAAATCCATTAATGTGAACTATAAGAAAATCAACACTCTTAATAAGTCTAATTGAAGCATCTAATTTTTTATTAAGCTTTGTATCATAGTCTCCATTACACTCTATTGGCTGAATAGCTTCCATTCCAAGTGCCTTACCTATACCTGAAACTAAATCAATTCCACTAACTATTCCTGCCACCTTTTTGTATTTACTATGAAATGGTTCTAAATCTACCTTTCTCGAAGGTCCCCATGGCCAAAGAATACATCCTTCCATCCCCTTAGATTTAAAAAACTCATAGGAATCATATATAATCTTCTTAATGTATTCATTCTCTGGAATTATCCTACCTATATCATCTCCTACATGGAAGTGAGGAGGATAAAATTTGCACCTAGTTAAATCATTTTTAGACGAATTAATAACTAGAAGATTTTTGTACTTATAGCATGGGTTAACATATCCATCTTCAACTCTAATTTCTCTAAGTATACTATCTATATTCTCTGAGAGATTTCCCCCTGTAAAATCCTCAAGTATCCCATTTCTAATTCTTACTATATTGCACCTTAGTATATACTCGTAATCTTTAATCCCTTGATTTAAGCCTTCATAAAAGGATCTATCCCCAATATCCTGTTCAAGTGCTGAATACCCTAGCATATTCATTATACAGTTTAGACTATCTATGTCTTTACCCTCTAGTGAGTAGTCTGTAACATCTAAGGTATAATCAATATCCATATCACCTAGTATTAAGGCCTTTAGATCTATTCCCTCAAGAGACTTTTCCATTAATCCATCTAAGATAATTAAAACTTCCTTCACCTTAAAGTACCTCTTTAAGTGCTTGAATTAGTTTAATATTTTCATCCCTTGTCCTTACCGCTACTCTATAGTACCCTACTTTAAGTCCTATATAATTATCACAGCTTCTAATTAAAACACCATGCTTTAAAAGACTTTCCTTAAGGTCTATTTCTTTATTACACTTAAAGAACATAAAGTTAACCGCTCCCTTATATACTTTAAGTTCAGGAAATCTAATAAGTTCACTATATAGAAATTCATTCTCTTTCTTAACGTAGGCAATGGAATCCTTTATGTAATCACTTTCACTTAAAGCTGCCTCTGCACCAAAGCTAGCTACAGTATTTACTGCCCAGGATACACTAATCTTTTCTAGATTACTTTTATATTCGCTATTACTTGTGATTCCATATCCAATTCTTATTCCAGGAAAGGCAAAAAACTTAGTTAAAGACTTTACTACTATTAGATTTTTATGAAGTTTAGTTAGGTCTATTACTGAATAATCTTCTTTATCCTCTACAAAGTCTAAAAAGGATTCATCTATAACAACAGTAGCGTTAAACCTTTCTGCCTTTTTTATAACATCTATTATGTAGTCTCTACTTGTTAGAATCCCCGTTGGATTATTAGGATTACATATAAATATAATATCAGTGTCCTCATTAATTTTACTAATGAACCTTGAATCTAATATAAAGTCTTCATTTAACTTATAATGTGATATGGTGCAGTTAACTGAAACTAATGCTTCTTCATATTCGATAAATGTTGGTGCTATAAGTAGCGCCCTACTTGGCTTTAGGGCACGTGCTATGTTAAATATCACCTCAGCTGCCCCATTTCCTAGAACTATATTATCTTCACTTATCTTTTCATAACCTGATATAGCTTTTTTAAGATTAAAGTATGTTATGTCTGGGTATCTTTCTACTTTATCTATAGCCTTTATCATTTCTTTCTTAACATTTCCACATAACCCTAGTGGATTTATATTAGCTGAAAAATCAATAATATCCGCTTCATTAATATTATATTTTCTTGATATCTCCTCTACATTTCCACCATGACCTATCCCCATAGTATACCTCCAATCACATTAAGTAAAAGTGCTACAATAAATCCTAAAACACTTACAACAAATAATATACTATTTGTTCTATAGCTATCTGAAACTTCTATAATCTTAGTTTCATCCCCAATAGTCGGCTTTTTTACAAGCTTTCCAAAGTAGTAATTAGCACCACCTAGTCTTATCCCAAGTGCACCTGCGGCTGCAGCTTCTGGATGAGCACTATTAGGGCTTGTATGATTATACCTATCTCTTATATATATCTTATAACTTCCTTTGTAGTCATAGCCTAGTATAAATGAAGCAATAATTATAAGATATGCTGTAATTCTCGCAGGAATATAATTAAAAACATCATCAAGCTTTGCAGATGCATACCCAAAGTCTATGTACTTATCATTTTTGTATCCAAACATAGAATCACATGTATTTATCGCCTTATAAGCCATTGCAAGTGGTGCCCCTCCAAGACCTGCAAATAATAAAGGTGCAATTATCCCATCAGACATATTTTCAGCTACTGTCTCAACTACAGCTCTAATAATTGATTTCTCATCAAGCTGTGCTGTGTCTCTACCTACTATGTATGAAAGCTGATGCCTTGCCTTCTCTATATCTCCACTTTTAAGTGTCTTTATAACCTTTAAACCTTCAACCTTTAACCCCTTAGCAGATATACAAAAATATATTAATATCCCCTGAACACCTACTCCTAGAATAGGATTAATAGCGTAAAAAGTCTTCACTATAGCAAGTGTTACTAAAAAAGTTACGGCAACAATTAAAATCCAACTTAAAGCTCCTGCAATTTTTAATTTATCCCTACAAATCCTTCTAAATAACTTTTCTACTAGATTTGCAAAGTTACCTATAATTCTAACTGGATGAAGTGGATTATGTGGATCCCCTAGTGCCAAGTCTAGTATAAAGCCTATTGTTAATGCTAACATATCCTAACCCCTTTATATTCGTATTCTTTAAGTTAACATATTTATTATACAACCTTCTTTACTGGAATTATATATAAGTGTTATCTTTTCACAATTTCTCTTTAAAGTTATGCACATTATTCACATAAAAAAGAAAAAAGACCCTTTGAAGTTAGACTTCTTAAATGGGTCCCTTTAATTAATTAATATATATTTATTACTATTAACATACAATTACTTCAAATAGCAATGCTATAGAAGCTACAGAATGTGGAGGTAAATCGAATTTTGATTGATCCCTGTATCTTACTCTAAGCTTATGAGTTCCCTCAGTTAATACTGTACCAGGTGCAAGTGGTATAAAGCTTCCTTGAGTACATTGACTAACTTCACCTATTTCAAAACATGGAGGAAGACTTAAGTCCCTTACTCTCAAAGTAACACCACTCGGAACAACAAACTTATCTTCCACGGTTGGTTGACTAGTTGCAACAAACTTACTATTACTAAAGTTTCCAAAAACTAATATAAATCCTATATCGTCACCATTATCAGCACATTCTTCTTCCTCTTCACCTTCCCAGAATCCAAACTTTCTTCCAAAAACCTTTACCTCACTTCTTACTGGGATGTTTACATCTGGTACATGGATATTCCCACAACATACAGGGTCAACTATAATACCATTTTCATAGTTTATTTTTGCCATTAATATCACCTTTCCTTTCTTAAATTCATAAATGAAAGCTTATTATATTTCTTTATACTCCATATTATGGTTTACATAAATTTTTGTTACCATAAATTATATAATAATCATAAATTATAGTTTGTAACATTTTTCAATAAATTTAATAACTTATATTATAAATAAATACTAGAAAGGGGTAATTCCTTTGGCAACTATAAATTTTTCAGGTGATATAAATAGAAATATTAAAAATAAAGCATTATCATCTCAGAGTTCTTTAATTAAAACAGCTAATAAAAATCAAGAAGATGAAAATAATACATCTGACTATGAAATTAATAAAAAAGCTGTTATTTCTAATGACAAAGAGGCTCTTTTAAATGAAAGAGCAGCTTATCTTAATGAAAAAGAAGCTCTTCTTTATGAAAGAGAAATTTCTCTTAATGAAAAAGAAGCTACTCTTGATAAAAGAGAAGCTTCCCTTAATGAAAGAGAAATTTCCGTTTGCGAAAGACAAAATAATTTTCACAATAAACAAAGATCTTGTAAAAGAAAGAGGTACTACTAATCATGACCACCAGTAAAACTGGGGGTTTGCTCTAGCCCTATAAGGGCATCTTTCTGACTGTGTCTTTAGACACACTGAACGGTTTGCCAACCGCATATTTTTCACAGAATGCCCCTTAAAGGGGCTTTTTTTTCCTCTATTTACTTTTTCATCTGTAAATGGATTTATATATTCTTTCATACTAATTTGATCATATGTTATATCTTCTTATAGTTGATTACTTATATATTTTTCTATTGATTTTTTATTTCTTCCTACTGTATCTACGTAATATCCTTTACCCCAAAATTGTCTATTTCCGTACTTATACTTTAAATTTGCATGTCTATCAAATATCATCAATGAACTTTTACCTTTTAAGCATCCCATAAATTGAGCTACACTTAATTTTGGTGCCATACTTACTAACATGTGTATATGATCTATACATGCATTTGCTTCAATAATTTCTACTCCTTTGTGCTCACATAGTTTTCTCAATATTTTTCATATATCTACTTTTCTCTTCCCATCTAACGCTTATCTTTTATACTTTGGTGTAAACACTATATGATATTTACAGTTCCATTTGCTATTTGCTAAACTACTATTATCCATTTGGATACTCCTCCTTTTTTGGTTGTGGTCGGCAAACCTACTTCCATTTTACAAAGGAGGTTTTATTTTTTCTAATCACCGCTAAAAGATATTTAGAACCTGTGGTATTCAAAAAACAAAAAATTTGGGACAAGGTAATTTTTTCT of the Clostridium cylindrosporum DSM 605 genome contains:
- the cbiB gene encoding adenosylcobinamide-phosphate synthase CbiB — its product is MLALTIGFILDLALGDPHNPLHPVRIIGNFANLVEKLFRRICRDKLKIAGALSWILIVAVTFLVTLAIVKTFYAINPILGVGVQGILIYFCISAKGLKVEGLKVIKTLKSGDIEKARHQLSYIVGRDTAQLDEKSIIRAVVETVAENMSDGIIAPLLFAGLGGAPLAMAYKAINTCDSMFGYKNDKYIDFGYASAKLDDVFNYIPARITAYLIIIASFILGYDYKGSYKIYIRDRYNHTSPNSAHPEAAAAGALGIRLGGANYYFGKLVKKPTIGDETKIIEVSDSYRTNSILFVVSVLGFIVALLLNVIGGILWG
- the cobD gene encoding threonine-phosphate decarboxylase CobD, which encodes MGIGHGGNVEEISRKYNINEADIIDFSANINPLGLCGNVKKEMIKAIDKVERYPDITYFNLKKAISGYEKISEDNIVLGNGAAEVIFNIARALKPSRALLIAPTFIEYEEALVSVNCTISHYKLNEDFILDSRFISKINEDTDIIFICNPNNPTGILTSRDYIIDVIKKAERFNATVVIDESFLDFVEDKEDYSVIDLTKLHKNLIVVKSLTKFFAFPGIRIGYGITSNSEYKSNLEKISVSWAVNTVASFGAEAALSESDYIKDSIAYVKKENEFLYSELIRFPELKVYKGAVNFMFFKCNKEIDLKESLLKHGVLIRSCDNYIGLKVGYYRVAVRTRDENIKLIQALKEVL
- a CDS encoding cyclase family protein, with protein sequence MLIDMTLKITPKMVADAEGNGMKSLVGHLGTHFDVMNKEFPLDYVERNGIVFDVSKIQDRDISTEDIDLHKVEKGMFVAFFTGFIEKEEYGSKKYFNEHPQISNELIDALLYKEISIIGIDFAGVRRGKEHTAKDQYCADKGVFIIENLCNLKEVLKGEMSVGFKVNTYPVNFTGVTGLPCRVVAKI
- a CDS encoding TVP38/TMEM64 family protein is translated as MFSVNDMVEVLRSNSTIAIPISLLVSIIISLIGVLPSVFVTGANIVFFGPINGFLISLLGEVIGAYITFKVYRLGFKKRIEKITDKYKLISKIASSSGKWVGLLIFQGRLIPFVPSGLVTLAASISSVNASVFNIATIFGKAPSIALEALVSYDVINIQENFIRLIITIIGLLLLMITIRKK